The following coding sequences lie in one Lacerta agilis isolate rLacAgi1 chromosome 4, rLacAgi1.pri, whole genome shotgun sequence genomic window:
- the USP16 gene encoding ubiquitin carboxyl-terminal hydrolase 16, with protein MGKRRTKGKNMPPDDSPDIAEPVCKHLRKGLEQGCLKKVLQNVDWSSCQDCRTSDSETHEKSEEGAEGGPSIWLCLKCGHTGCGRNSQEKHAIKHYETPRSEPHCLVLSLDNWSVWCYLCDNDVPYNSNSQLGQLVDFIRKQAHVNMQNTASKEEENKPLENKKIKDHRNEEEREKKEILVKDNKLHLNGNAEVTVKGLSNLGNTCFFNAVLQNLSQTPVLRELLKEVKMPDLAVTLKPPEFSITEPMIVTLDQPRPLTLAMCQFLTEMQETKKGTVTPKELFTQICKKALRFKGYQQQDSQELLRYLLDGMRTEEIQRISAGIFKALNNSTDKENEELKKKIKEYEKGKVTLSFVDRIFGGELTSTIMCEECQTISLVHESFLDLSLPVLNEGGKKKPNNNNNNVRKMQEKEIEDDEDNTGNDCYLKEREETPGTSKHLQKKAKKMAKKQSKNQRRQQKMQEKVIPLTDICAAEKTEGDHDCSSETVGNDSEGTSLKQDEESCNPCEEQCMDQKESMDEQEGTTEVQNENTASSDQEANNDTTMAVTTEGLVSAVQCITKRDNLPTKHDSLDEDEDITNGFNKLSLDEEPSDDSENLNDLHDSETKMYEVVNEDPETAFCTLANREAINTEEGSVLHCLYQFTHNEKLCENNKLLCDVCTQRQVCGAKTPGKNVKKHVYTNAKKQMLISLAPPILTLHLKRFQQTGYNLQKVNKHIKFPEVIDLAPFCSVKCKNVVEGSSRVLYSLYGIVEHSGTMRSGHYTAYVKTRATNNQLSDLVLHGKIGQTSETESSKGQWFHISDTHVQAVPLAKVLNSQAYLLFYERLL; from the exons ATGGGAAAAAGACGAACAAAGGGGAAAAACATGCCACCAGATGACTCACCTGATATAGCAG AACCTGTATGCAAGCACCTTCGCAAAGGATTGGAACAAGGTTGCCTAAAAAAGGTGTTGCAGAATGTGGACTGGAGCTCCTGCCAGGATTGCCGAACATCAGACAGTGAGACCCATGAGAAATCTGAAGAGGGAGCAGAAGGCGGACCTTCAATATGGTTATGCCTAAAATGTGGCCACACG GGCTGTGGCAGAAATTCTCAAGAAAAGCATGCCATAAAGCATTATGAAACACCAAGATCAGAACCTCATTGTTTGGTTCTCAGTTTGGACAACTGGAGTGTGTG GTGCTATTTGTGTGACAACGATGTGCCATACAATAGTAACAGTCAATTGGGCCAACTTGTGGACTTTATTAGAAAACAAGCACATGTGAACATGCAGAATACAG catcaaaagaagaagaaaacaaaccattggaaaacaaaaaaataaaggaCCACCGAaatgaggaagagagggagaaaaaagagaTATTGGTGAAGGACAACAAACttcatttaaatggcaatgcagaAGTGACAGTGAAGGGCCTCAGTAACCTGGGGAATACCTGTTTCTTTAATGCAGTTCTGCAG AACTTATCACAAACACCAGTTCTGAGAGAGCTGCTAAAGGAGGTTAAAATGCCGGACTTGGCAGTTACACTTAAACCACCAGAATTCTCAATAACG GAACCTATGATAGTTACACTTGATCAGCCAAGACCTCTTACACTAGCCATGTGTCAGTTTCTGACAGAAATGCAAGAGACTAAAAAAGGAACTGTGACCCCGAAAGAACTCTTCACTCAGATCTGTAAAAA AGCTTTACGATTTAAAGGTTATCAACAGCaagacagccaggaactgcttcGCTATTTATTAGACGGGATGCGAACAGAAGAAATCCAA CGTATTTCTGCTGGAATTTTTAAGGCACTGAATAATTCTACTGATAAAGAAAATGAAgaactaaaaaagaaaatcaaag AGTATGAAAAGGGAAAGGTGACACTGAGCTTTGTGGACCGTATTTTTGGTGGAGAATTAACAAGCACAATCATGTGTGAGGAGTGCCAAACT aTTTCTTTAGTACACGAGTCATTCCTTGATTTGTCACTCCCTGTCTTAAATGAG GGAGGCAAGAAaaaacccaataataataataataatgttagaaAGATGCAGGAAAAAGAGATTGAAGATGATGAAGACAACACAGGGAATGATTGTTatttgaaggagagagaggagactcctGGTACAAGTAAGCATCTCCAGAAAAAGGCAAAGAAAATGGCCAAAAAGCAATCAAAG AACCAACGCCGCCAGCAAAAAATGCAAGAAAAGGTAATCCCGCTAACAGATATCTGTGCTGCTGAAAAAACTGAAGGTGATCATGACTGCAGCAGTGAAACTGTAGGAAATGATTCTGAGGGTACTAGCCTAAAACAAGACGAGGAGTCATGTAACCCATGTGAAGAGCAGTGCATGGATCAGAAAGAGAGTATGGATGAGCAAGAGGGAACAACTGAAGTACAGAATGAAAATACAGCAAGTTCTGACCAAGAGGCAAACAATGACACCACAATGGCTGTTACCACAGAAGGCTTGGTTTCTGCTGTACAGTGTATTACTAAACGTGACAATCTGCCTACCAAACACGATAGTCTTGATGAAGATGAGGATATTACCAATGGCTTTAACAAATTATCCTTGGATGAAGAGCCTAGTGATGATTCGGAAAACTTGAATGATCTTCATGATTCCGAGACAAAAATGTATGAAGTAGTAAATGAGGATCCAGAAACAGCATTTTGTACCCTTGCAAACAGAGAAGCTATTAACACAGAAGAAGGTTCAGTGCTTCATTGCTTATATCAGTTCACTCATAATGAGAAACTTTGTGAGaacaataaactgctgtgtgatgTATGCACACAGAGGCAAGTTTGTGGAGCAAAGACCCCTGGAAAAA ATGTCAAGAAACATGTATACACTAATGCCAAAAAACAAATGCTTATTTCTCTCGCTCCTCCAATTCTAACGCTTCATTTAAAAAGATTTCAACAG ACTGGATATAATCTCCAAAAAGTGAACAAGCACATAAAATTTCCTGAAGTAATAGACTTGGCTCCTTTCTGCTCAGTTAAGTGCAAG AATGTTGTAGAGGGGAGTTCAAGAGTATTGTACtctttgtatggtattgttgaaCATAGTGGCACTATGAGATCTGGTCACTATACTGCCTATGTGAAGACGAGAGCTACTAACAACCAACTTTCTGATCTTGTCCTCCATGGCAAGATTGGACAAA CTTCAGAGACTGAATCATCCAAAGGACAATGGTTTCATATTAGTGATACACATGTGCAAGCAGTGCCTCTAGCCAAAGTGCTGAATTCACAAGCATATCTTCTATTCTATGAAAGACTACTGTAA